Below is a genomic region from Brassica rapa cultivar Chiifu-401-42 chromosome A08, CAAS_Brap_v3.01, whole genome shotgun sequence.
tataaaatgataatttaTAACAGTTCTCACAATTTGTAATATAATAACAAATCAGTGTTAATAACGTAAATAGAAAGAGACTAATACAATGATGTTGAATAATAACATTTTCTTCACCACATACAATGTCAAGAATGTTCAAGCTTCTGCTACGAAGTACCAATAAGAAGAATTCACAACAAAAATCGTTtattggaaagaaaaaaaaaacacttttcaGAAAAGCCAATTAACACTGATGTTACCAAGCCATATCAAAAGAGGGAACTGGACCAAGGCCAAAAAGAGGAGGAGGTAATGATGTCTGCTCGAATCGTAACTCCTAACCTCAGCAAACAGAACACGTTTCATCGTCTTCACCAAGAAAACCCCAGTGCATAAACACGTCCATGGCATCAGCGCATAATACGAGTATCCCCACATGATCTTAGCAAAACCGGCAAGGCATAGACCCGCAAAAGCATAGCCTCCATAAGCCACAATGTCTAGCAAAGGCGCCTCTGCGCTACCAAGTGACAGAAGCGTTACTTTCAAGAGCATCACTTGCAAAAACCAACCAACCAATCCTTTCACAAACAGCCAATTCAAAGCTTCCGGTGAAAACCTACATGAATTCAGGTAAACAATCTTCAGTGTCCACATCAATCATTGAACCACTAAGACTCAAAACGCTGAGAGAGAAGCTTACTTTCCGTTAAGTCCCAGTGAAAGGCCAGCAAGAACAACGTACGTACCAAATGCCATAAAGGGAATGTACAAGTCTGGTGCATTGATATCATAGATAGGAGGCTTGTACGAGAGCCTACCCCCAACTGGTTCAGAGATTCTAGCCCAATGTCCCTGATCGTTCACTAATTTTAAATCACAGGTTTCAAACAGAAGGAGACAAGAGAATGACTAGCTTACCCGGtgtagaaaaggaaacaaaacaaCCTTGAGTTTGTTCCTAACATACTGATCATTCACTTGGAAGTAGTATTGGGGATCAGAGAAGTAACGAGTAATCTGTTCCAATTTTCAAGAAGAATAAAACAAGTTTTAAATTGATGAAAATAATCAGCTGGAAGAAGTAAAGACTTACATTGCTCTGCACATACTCAGAGCTTGATCCAAGAATCCTCTCCCCGTAGGCACCCAACCCGCCACGGATAAAACCCGAGGCAGGTCCGGTGAAGGGATTCCCAAACGGACCGGGCTGAGGGTTTCCAGGAGGCCTTGGCATCCCTTGTTGAGGTCCCATGTTGTTATTGTACATCTCTGCCTATCATAACCAAAACCATTACCACAATTCTCTTCTAATGTCAAATTTCAATATTGTGAGACTAAAATGGATCATCAGATGATTCAATCCCCATCGACGCAGTCACACTAGTCTCGATCACGACAATGCGTAACCAATTCAACCCTAGATCTACAATATTAGAATCCAAATGATCTCGTCACACAATCTCAATAACACAGGCAATCCGAGCTAAATCCACCGGATCGTAACAGAGGAAAACAAAAGAGAACTCGCATGACTAAGAAGCGTGACAACAAAGCAAGAAAACTAACCCGAAGGTGAGGGGAAAGAGATGAAAGCTTCGAATCTGAAATCAGAGCTTTCTTCTACGGGAAACAATGGAGACTCTCCGAGAGAAAATCAAACCGCCGAAATGATCTGCGCCGGGTGGGTCGAAGAAAAAGAAGGCCTGTGAAATGTATTCTTAATTTGGGCCTATAAATATCCTTAATGGGCCTTAATAAGGGCAGGAGACAGCTAACCAAACAAAACACGAGCAATCCGAGAACGGAATCTTAAAACCCCTTTGCCTGTGGAAACCCTAATTTGGCACAAGGATGGCGAAATCGATGAGATGCAAGAGGGTGAAGAGATTGAGAGCTATAAGAAGAGAAATTGTTGAGAAGGAATCGTTCACTCTCACTAGAGAAGATGCCAAATCCGCCGCCATTGAAGCCGCACTCGCCGCCCCTAAATTGCCTGTTCGTCTACCACCACCTTCTCCGTTCATGGAAGTCGCGACGCCCACCTCCGAGTCTGCCTCTGTCTCCGGTACTGTCGCTAATGCTATGGGTAAACGAATGCTCTTAGATAACTTAACGAGCTTAGAGAAGCGACTTTTCTGCTTAAATTTTAGCATTTGAAATTGATCAGAATCACTTAGTTTAGTTGATAACTTTGAAGGTTTTTAGATTTCACTAGTATTGGCAAGGGCTTTTggaaacaataatttatgttgTGTGTTAAGTGGTATCGTTGTTTGCAGATGTGGAAATGGATGATGAGAAACATAACAAGTCTCTTAAGCCCATCGGGaggaagttgaagaagaagTTTAAGTTGGGGATGAAGAACCGTCGCAGCAAGGGCTTCCTTCGAGGCAAACGTGTCTAAGTTCCCAAGTTAGGTTCTGTTTCACCTCTGATAACTATGTTCCCTCTAGATTCCTCAGACTTTCTTAATTGTCTTAGAAAATGTCCTTATTTTAGGTGAGCTTCAGTGTTATAAATAACCTAAAATACGTGATTTTGAACCTAAGAAGTCTCTGATTATGCCTcacatatttctttttttctgcACCAAAAGCTATCACCAcagctaaaaatattttaaaccttTAGACATGATAAGCCGACAACCATCATGCATTGTCTTTGATCAGCTAATGACGGTAAGCGTACACAAAATTCTTTAATTTGAGACAAATGCAAATCAAAAATTCCAATCTCAGTTAACTggtaacaaaaatattattttcagtatAAGTCAAGATTcacatttttgttgttgttaagcCAACGAGTAACAAAATTACAATTGAAACCAAACAAGAAATCatttcaagaaatattcatttataaacTCATCACCAATTTTTCAATCAGTAAGGTCTGGAGTTAGATTTGCTGCAAACGTTCCTGATCTCTCCAATACGATCTTCAGCAGTGATGACACCGACATTGACCAGCTTAGCCATCGACACAGCAAACTGATGTCTGAACATCTGAGCCGGCTGCTCCGCGAAAGCCTTTACAAGCGGAGCGGTCCTCGGGTCCTTCACAAGCTCCTGATCGGTGGTCAAGACTCCCATATTCTTCTGAAGATTGATGTAATACTGATTATCGAATACTACAGGAGTCTCCACGTCTAGGTAAACCGTCTCTGAGGCCCAGCGACACTTGCGCCTCAAGTAATCTGCGAATTTAGGATCAATGGACGGATCAGTTCCATGTGTTGCGTTGAAGTTGTAAAGCCTCGACTGGATGGTTCCACAGTATGCTTTTCCGATGGTGTGGGCCCCGGAAAGGACGACAAGGTCGAGGACGTTGAGTCCGTAAGACTGAAATGTCTCGAGAAGGCCAGTGATGTCACGGCGGCCTGAAGGAACTTTCTCGACGTCTCTAGCGTAAGAGTTTTTGGAGTCACGACGTCCGTAGGCGTTGGGCCAGTAAGGACCGCCGAGTTGGTAGGTGGCGGAGCGGGTAGCTGCCGCTAGGATGTCAGCACATGAGACTAATTTGGGGCAGGATTTCTCCATCTCGGACTTGATATCATCGATTAGCTCAAAGCCTCTTAGGGTTTTGCTCGCCGGAGATCTTCTCTCTGATCCTTCGTGGTCTAGAAGAACCGACGCATCACATCCCTGAAAGTTGTTACGCATTCACAAAagatttcttattttatcatTTCAAATGTACTATATACACACAAAACAATACGCTACTTATGTTCATCTATACCTCAAGATGAAATGAAATTTGTCACAATAAGGGTGCACAAATTAAgaaattgtttaattttatatattttctaaataaaaatatcattacatATACATAAccataaaatttagaaaattctaTTTTCGAAAATAGAGAGAGTATTTGCTGTATCTTACTTTGTTAGAATACTGTGTTACCAACACAAACTCTAATTAATGGTCATTAGAAGAACCATCAATTAACATAAAAATACTAGGCAATGGAACGATTAGTggtcaaataaatattttggaaaGAGCAATACCGTGACTCCGCAATCGTGGAAGAGAAGTCGGAGGAGAGCAGGACCAAGGGAAGGGTCACTCTTTGTCCATTGCCTCACTTTGTTATCGACGATTTTTTCGAAATTTGGGCAACTCTTGTCATAATAATTCAGCGATAATAGATTGTCCAAAGGAAACCATGACTTCGtatcatcctcctcctcctcgtgtCCGTATCCTCCAGCTGATACCGGCCATGCCACAAAAACCACGACTAGGATGACAGCTGAGACCACGGCCAACTTCATTGTTTtgcctttttttattttctctctttttcaatTTGATCGAATTTGAATTTGTTTCATATGGTCGAGACCGATTGTGAGAGTATATTTATACTGGGTTTTACGTGGGAGGCACAACTTTAAGATTTTGATTATACAAATGAGTTGCTTGCATGTCGCGCAGAATAATATATGCTTTGTTAATATAGGACAACACAAGgaatttgtatattatttggATTAgattattattctatttttttttttttttttgtgacagcAAACGGCtcttctattactcaaacttgaggtggtctgggaagccagaccggaatagaacaaccaataaaacataatgATCTATAAAAAGAACGTGCATTTCTAGCTAGCATCCGCAATCTCATTCTGCGTCCTTGGAATGTAGATAATCTTGAGGTCTGAAAAACACAACCGAAGAGTTTGAATGTTTTCCAGCTCAGTTGAGAAGTTGGGCCAATCTTGTGGCAGCTCCATCATTGCTATCAAATCCTTGCAGTCTGTCCCAAACTTTTGACAAGTCGAGTGTTGTATCATGCTCTCCATTGCCCACTTTAAAGCTTCCAGTTCCGAGTGTAGTGATGTCTCCCTCCTCCGTAAGTTCCTTGACCCCATGAGTTGTATCTTTCCTATTGCATCCTTCCAGACCCATCCTATTCCACTAAATTGAGCTGTGGAAGTCCATGAACCATCCACCATGCagatattacccaagcttaagacttggGGTTCTTCAATAGTCTGTACATTTGGCATAACCGGTACAGAGTCTCTTGCATTGTACCAAGCTTGGCACTCACTCTCTGCATATCTGACTAGCTCCAATGGATCTCTGTCTATGCCTCTGAACAACTTATCATTCCTAGCTTTCCAGATATACCAAATTATCCAAGGATAAGGATCTCTATCCTCTTCTGGTTCCAGAATATCATTCTTCTTCCAAAAAAGAAAGTCCATATTAGCGTAAATACTCGATACAGGAAAGATTTCAGAGCTCGATGGTGTTGATGATAACTCCCATGCTTGTAAGGCCGGTGGACACTCGAAGATAGCATGAGTAACGGTCTCTTCTGGCGCTCCACATCTTGGGCAATAATTATCACATCTCATGTTGCGGCGTACCAAATTTCTTGTTACGGCTATCTGTCCAGATATTagttgccatataagatggcaGATCTTTTGTGGCGCATTCaccttccaagcaaaggcttgaagtttTGTGATGCTAGGCTGTAAAACTTGTAACTCCTCTTCGTCTCTCATCAAGTTTGTTGCAACCCAATATCCCGATTTGACAGTATATTGTCCAGTCTTTGTGTAACTCCAGCAAAATGTATCACGTCGATGAGTAGGACTAATGGTCAGACTCAGAATCATCGGGATGTCTTCTTGAGCTACATATTGTTCCAATAGTCGAGTATCCCACTCTTTGGTAACAGGATTAATAAGGCTGCTGACAAGCATCTTAGGATTCACCGCTGGAGCTCGGGCATGAGCCGGCCTAGCTGGCATCGTAGGGATCCAAGGATCTTCCCACACATTAATTTCGTACCCTGAGTGCACCTTACTTCTAATTCCCAGAAGTAATAACTTCCTCGCGGCAGTTATACTTGTCCATACCTAAGATGGAGAATCCACAGTGCCTATTCGCAACGGCGAACTGAGACGGTAATATCTTCCTCGGAGGACTCTCGCTACTAGTGAATCCGGAAATTGCACAAGTCGCCACAGCTGCTTTGCTAGAAGAGTTAGGTTAAATTCATGGATCATACGGAAACCAATTCCTCTCTCTTCTCTAGGTGCACACATCTTTTCCCATTTTGCCCAGTGAACTCCTCTTTTCGGAGGATTCGAGCTCCACCAGAACTGTGCAATGGCACTTGCTAAGTTCTCACATATCTCCAAAGGAAGCAGGAAGCTGGACATAACATAGGTCGGGAGAGCTAGCAATATCGATTTAATCAAAACCTCCTTCCCACCCTTCGATAACCATCTACCAGTTCAGCCATTCACTCTATGCAGGAGCTTCTCCTTTAGGTTGGCAAATAATTTGCACTTTGAACCACTAATATCCTCTGGGATTCCTAGATATGAGCCCATCCCACCTTCATTTTGTATACCAAGAGTGTCCTTGATCTGCTGTCTAACGTTCGCTGGAACCCTTTTACCAAAGAGTAATGAGGATTTGTCAAAGTTAATGCGTTGACCTGATGCTTTCTCATATTTCCTTACTactttcataacttcttcacattcacggggctccgccttacagaagaaaaggctatcatcagcaaagaggaGGTGGGATACCGAGGGACAAGCACGAGCGGCTCGCATCCCCGTTATCTTCCCTTGATTCTCTGCTTGATTAAGAAGGCTaacgagcgcttccgtgcatagaataaatatgaaaggagacaaaggatctccttgtctTAAACCTCTCCCTGGGACTATGTTTCCCCTTGGTTCACCATTCATGAGGACTTTATACTTGACCGAAGTAATGCATCGCATAATCCAGTCAATCCACATTTCGGAGAAGCCCATCTTTCGCATGACTGCTTCAACTTGGATCGGGgtattttatttgtttcatttGTCGGTTATGGTACTATtatttctctatatatttagtttatggTCGTCCATACACATGCATATCCTCAAACGCCGAATATATGGGCTAGTGATATCTTCAAACCATGATTAGAGTGATATTTTATTGAGTAAATCTGTAAATTAAAGTAAAACGTctgattttgaaattaacaatattttttgaacattCATATATGGGCTTAATCAACCTTAATTATCGATTTATCGTGGTTCAATCTTGGTAAAGAGGCTCATTAAGGAGTCACATCTATAAAATAAGTTGCAAACTTGCAATAAACCTTTTGGAAAACAGACCAGTAGTTATTTAAATGGA
It encodes:
- the LOC103833420 gene encoding protein YIF1B, whose product is MYNNNMGPQQGMPRPPGNPQPGPFGNPFTGPASGFIRGGLGAYGERILGSSSEYVQSNITRYFSDPQYYFQVNDQYVRNKLKVVLFPFLHRGHWARISEPVGGRLSYKPPIYDINAPDLYIPFMAFGTYVVLAGLSLGLNGKFSPEALNWLFVKGLVGWFLQVMLLKVTLLSLGSAEAPLLDIVAYGGYAFAGLCLAGFAKIMWGYSYYALMPWTCLCTGVFLVKTMKRVLFAEVRSYDSSRHHYLLLFLALVQFPLLIWLGNISVNWLF
- the LOC103833421 gene encoding uncharacterized protein LOC103833421 isoform X2; translated protein: MAKSMRCKRVKRLRAIRREIVEKESFTLTREDAKSAAIEAALAAPKLPVRLPPPSPFMEVATPTSESASVSDVEMDDEKHNKSLKPIGRKLKKKFKLGMKNRRSKGFLRGKRV
- the LOC103833421 gene encoding uncharacterized protein LOC103833421 isoform X1, producing MAKSMRCKRVKRLRAIRREIVEKESFTLTREDAKSAAIEAALAAPKLPVRLPPPSPFMEVATPTSESASVSGTVANAMDVEMDDEKHNKSLKPIGRKLKKKFKLGMKNRRSKGFLRGKRV
- the LOC103833422 gene encoding peroxidase 7 — encoded protein: MKLAVVSAVILVVVFVAWPVSAGGYGHEEEEDDTKSWFPLDNLLSLNYYDKSCPNFEKIVDNKVRQWTKSDPSLGPALLRLLFHDCGVTGCDASVLLDHEGSERRSPASKTLRGFELIDDIKSEMEKSCPKLVSCADILAAATRSATYQLGGPYWPNAYGRRDSKNSYARDVEKVPSGRRDITGLLETFQSYGLNVLDLVVLSGAHTIGKAYCGTIQSRLYNFNATHGTDPSIDPKFADYLRRKCRWASETVYLDVETPVVFDNQYYINLQKNMGVLTTDQELVKDPRTAPLVKAFAEQPAQMFRHQFAVSMAKLVNVGVITAEDRIGEIRNVCSKSNSRPY